Within the candidate division KSB1 bacterium genome, the region GGACGAGGTGGCCATCTCCGCCACCAACCGAAACTTCCCCGGCAGGATGGGGTCGAGCAAGGCCCAAATCTACCTGGCTTCTCCGGCCACAGTGGCCGCCTCGGCGGTCGAAGGACGGATCACGGACCCGCGGCGCCTGGTGGACGAAGAGACGTGGAGGCGACGGGCGGAAATCGTGGCTCGCCAGGAGGCAGTTGTCGTGTCGTCCGATGCGCCGGCGGCGTGACGCCGCGATCGCCCCCCGCGTAACCCTGTTGTAAGAAGACACCAACGGCTGAGGATCCAATGGAAGAGCAGCGCTTGTTGGAGGGTCTCGTCTTTGTGGTGGGGGACAATGTAGACACCGATCAGATCATCCCGGCCCAGTACCTGGTGTACAGTCTGACGGATCCCGAGGAGAGCAAGAACTACGGACGCTACGCGCTGAGTGGGCTCCCATCGGAGTGGGGGCGGTTTGTGGAGGAAGGGCAATGGCAGAGCCGCTACTCCATTGTGGTAGCGGGGCGCAATTTCGGATGCGGGTCCTCGCGGGAACACGCGCCTGCCGCCCTCCAGATCGCGGGGGTCAAAGCCGTGGTGGCTCAGAGCTATGCACGAATCTTCTTCCGGAATGCGGTGGACGGCGGGTTTCTCCTGCCGCTGGAGACCGATGCGCCTCTCCACCAGGTGTTGCGAACCGGGGAGAAGGTGCAGATTGATCTCTCTTCAGGGCTCCTGAGACGGGTAGAGGATGGCTCTGTGTACCACCTGAAACCGATCGGAGACGTAGAGGCCATTGTCCGGGCGGGGGGACTGTTTGGCTACGCGCGGCAGCTGGGGATGATTCGATCAAACGCGCAGGTGCGAACATGATGGGAAAAACAGACCCACACGGTTCGGAGGTACGGAGGGTACTGCTTCTGCCGGGGGATGGGATCGGCCCCGAGGTGGTTGGAGCGGCGCAGAAGGTCTTGCAGGCGGCTGTAGACTGCACCGACCGGGCTCTTGAGTTTGAAGAGGGGCTCATTGGCGGTGTGGCGCTGGAACGGACAGGGGATCCTCTGCCTGCGGAGACCCGCGCGGCGCTGGAGCGCGTCGACGCCGTCCTCCTCGGTGCCGTGGGATCGCCCCGCTGGGACAACGCGCCGACCGACCGGCGTCCGGAGACGGGACTTCTGGAGCTTCGCGCCACCTTAGGAACCTTCGCCAATCTGCGGCCGGTGCGTACCTATCGGCCGCTCCTCGTCGCCTCAAGCCTGAAACCCCAGGTGGTCGATGGCGTTGATATTGTGGTCGTGCGCGAGCTGACCTCGGATCTCTATTTCGGGAAGCCCAAGGAACGCCGGGGTGAGCCGCCCGATCGGAGCGCGGTAGACACGATGTACTACCATGAGTCCGAGGTGCGGCGCATCGCCGAGGTGGCGTTCCGGCTGGCCAGGGAGAGGCGGAAGCACGTCACATCGGTCGACAAGGCCAACGTGCTTTGCGCCTCCCAGCTGTGGCGCGAGGTGGTCACCGAGGTCGCGCGCGAATTTCCGGACGTGACGCTGCGCCACATGCTGGTGGACACCGCGGCGATGCAGCTTGTGCGCGACCCCCGCCAGTTCGATGTCCTGCTGACCGCCAACATGTTCGGGGATATCTTGAGCGACGAGGCGGCGATCCTCACCGGTTCCATCGGCATGCTCCCCTCCGCTTCCCTGGGTGGCAAGGTAGGTCTCTACGAGCCCGTCCACGGCTCCGCCCCGGATCTTGCTGGCAAGGACCAGGCGAACCCCCTTGGGACCATCCTCAGCGCCGCCATGATGTGCCGCCTCTCGTTGGGCTGGCCCGACATTGCAGAGGCCATCGAACTGGCCGTGGCCGACGTCCTGAACGCGGGTTACCATACGCCCGACCTGCCCGGTTCCCCCGCCTTCCTGGTCGGAACCCGCGAAATCACCGACATCCTCATCGACTATCTGGAGCGACGGCTGTTCGAGAACCCAACGAAGAGGAGGTCGAACCGTGTACCCGGAAAACGGCAAGATCTGGTACAACGGGAAGCTGGTTGACTGGAACGAGGGGCGCATTCACCTTGCCTCGCACGTGATCCACTACGGAACGGGTGTCTTCGAGGGAATCCGTGTCTACAAGACCGATAGCGGCCCCCAGGTCTTCCGCCTCCGCGAGCACATCCGCCGCTTCTTTTTCTCCGCCCACGCCTACCAGATGGCCATCCCCTACTCGGAAGAGGAGGTCATCCAGGCATGCCTGGAAACCGTGCGGGCCAACGGCTTCGAGGAATGCTACATCCGGCCTATTGCCTTCCGAGGGTACGGTCCTCTGGGCGTCCACCCCGGACGTTGCCCCGTGGAAGTGGCGGTCCTCACCTGGAAATGGGGCGCCTACCTCGGCGAGGAGGCCCTCACCAAGGGAGTGCGGGTCACAATCACCGGCTGGCGGAAGTTCCATGGCAGCATGATGCCGACCACCGCCAAAGCCTGTGGTCAGTATCTCAACTCCGTGCTCGGCGTTCAGGAGGCGCGCCAGAACGGCTACGACGAGGCGATCTTTCTGGACGTCAACGGCTACCTGGCTGAGGGCTCCGGCGAAAATCTGTTCCTCGTGCTCGGGGATCAGATCCTCACCAACGGGAGCGAGTCGAGCATCCTCTTGGGGATTACGCGCGACGCGGTGATCCAGATGGCCCGCGCTTTGGGCTATCAGGTGCAAACGCGCCTTCTGGTGCGCGGAGACCTTTACGCCGCCGACGAGGCCTTCTTCACGGGCACAGCCGCCGAGATCACACCCATCCGGGAGGTGGATGGACGGGTCATCGGAACGGGGGAAGCCGGCCCCGTGACCCGCAAACTGCAGAGTTTGTTTTTCGAGATCGTCCGGGGCAAACGTCCGGAATACCGACATTGGTTGACCCCGGTCTACGGATGAAGCACAACGCCATGGGTTAGAGAGTCGGAGGTAGGGATGCTGCTCGAGGGTAAGAAGCTGGCCATCTTGGGCGCCGGTCAGATGGGACAGGCGCTGATCGGGGGATTGGTACGGGCGAACGTGGTGAGCCCGGAGTCTATCCTGGCTACCGATGTGCGGCCGGAGGTGCTCCGACACGTGCACACAACCTGGGGCGTGACAGTGGGTACAGACAACCCCAACGCGGTGCGTCAGAGCGACGTGGTGGTCCTGTGCGTCAAGCCCCAGACAAGTGGCCGTGTGCTGGCCGAAATCGCGCCGGAGATCCGTCGGGACCATCTGGTAATCAGCATCATGGCTGGCATCCCTACCCGGCTCATTGCCGATCGTTTGGGTAAACCCGTGGCCGTAGTTCGGGCGATGCCGAATATCGCGGCCTTGGTAGGGGAGGCTGTGACGGCCGTGGCGCCAGGTCGCCATGCCACGGGGGAACATCTCCGCATGGCCGAGACCATCTTTGGCGCGGTGGGACGCGTGGAAGTGGTCGAAGAAAATCTGATGGACGCCGTGACGGGATTAAGCGGGAGTGGCCCGGCGTTCGTCTACACGATTATCGAAGCCCTCACAGAGGGTGGCGTCATGATGGGCCTCTCGCGCGAGGTGGCCGCAAGGCTCAGCGCGCAGACCGTGCTCGGGGCGGCCAAAATGGTGCGCGAGACAGGACTGCACCCGGCGATCCTCCGGGACCAGGTAACAACCCCGGCCGGCACGGCGATCCATGGCATCTATTCCCTCGAGTCCGACGGTCTTCGTCCAATGCTGATCAATGCCGTCCGCAGCGCGACCAAACGCTCCAGCGAACTGAGTCAGTTCCTGATCCAAAGCGCCGACAACGAGGTCTCGGAAAAGGCGGCGTGAGGTCGCTGGGGGATCGGCTGGGCGCAGCCCCGGGGATTGAGGAGGCGCCCAGCCTCCGCGTGCCCGGGGGACGGCACCGGTCGCAGTGAGGAGGGATCCGTGAGGCGGAGGTGGCTCGTGTCAGAGGGGGACTTCTGCCTTTCCCAGCCCAGGGCGGGGGTTGCGTTTACCCGACAGAATCGTTAATTTGCTTTCGCCACTTGCCGAGAACGCACAGGGCCCTGCGAAGGAAAGAGGTGTGCCCCGGGAGGCGGTAGCCGGCCTCCAGCTCCCGATGCGTCGGTCTCTTCGAAACAGGGGAGGGGACGAGATGGATCTGAAGGCCATCCAGGAGGCACTTCAGGAAGCCCAACTCGACGGCTGGCTCTTCTACGACTTCCACAACCGCGATGCGATAGCCCACAGAATCCTGGAGATCGACACCCATCGCTTCACCTCACGGCGATGGTTTTATTTTATCCCCGCGAAGGGAGAGCCTCACAAGATCGTCCACACCATCGAACCCTGGCGCTTGGACCACCTGCCGGGAATCAAACACACCTACCTCAGCTGGAAAGAACTTCACGATGCCTTGAGGGGCGTCTTGGCCGGCGCCCGCCGAGTGGCCATGCAGTACTCGCCGATGAACCACATCCCCTACGTCTCTGTGGTGGATGGTGGCACCATCGATCTGGTCCGCGCCTTTGGGATCGAAGTAGTGTCCAGTGCGGATCTGGTAGGCCGGTTCGAAGCTCGCCTGGACCGGAGGGCGTACGAGAGCCATCTTCAGGCTTCGGAAGCCCTTCACAAGGTTCGGGCTCGCACCTTTGAGGAGGTCTCTTCTCGTCTGCAGGCGGGACACTGCCCGACCGAATACGAGATTCAGCAGTACATGTGCGAGCAGATGCGCAAGGAGGGCCTGGTGTGGAACGATGGCCCCATCGTGGCGGTCAACGCCCACGCGGCCGACCCCCATTTTGAGCCCACTGAGGCGAACTGTCTGCCGATCCGAACCGGCGACCTTCTGCTCGTCGATCTCTGGGCTAAGATCGATGCCCCGGGCAGTATCTACGCAGACATCACTTGGATGGGCTATATCGGAGACGAGGTTCCGGAAAGACTATCCTATCTCTTCGCCATTGTCCGGCAGGCACGGGAGACGGCAGTGATGTTTCTGGAGGACCGCCTCCGACAGGGGGATCCGGTACACGGGTGGGAAGTGGACGAGGCCTGCCGCAAGGTGATTGCCGACGCGGGGTACGGCGCCTACTTCATCCACCGGACAGGCCACAGCATCGGCACCGAAGTACACGGCAACGGAGTCAATATCGACAATCTGGAGACCAAGGACGAGCGGCTGATCCTGCCCGGGTGCTGCTTCTCCATCGAGCCGGGAATCTACTTGCCGGAGGAGGGGATCGGCATTCGCTCAGAGATCAACGTGTTCGTCCACGAGGGAGGGAAGGTGGAGGTAACGGGTCCGCAGCAAGGCCAGATCGTGGCGATACCGGGGTAGCGGTGCCTCTGGCCAGGGCGCAATGAACGACGGAACGGGAGGATGGTCGGATGAGCTGGTATCTCTACGTGATCCTTCTGTACCTGGTGGTTCTTACGGGGCTCAATTTCTACCGCGCGCGCCGCGTCCGGACCCAGGACGACATGATGGTGGCCGGCCGTTCCCTGAGCGTTCAGGTGATGGTGTTTACGCTCATTTGCACCTGGATTGGCTCCGGGACCTTCATCGCGGGCGCCGAGTACGCCGCCAAGGCCGGGTGGAGCAGCCTGTGGCTCCCGGCAGGGGCATGGGTTGGGATTATCCTGATCTACTTCTTGGCCGCTAAGATTCGTACGTTCGGCCAGTACACGATTGGCGACATTCTTGAGGTACGCTATGGCCCGGCGGCCCGCGTCTTTGGCGCCATCGCCCTGATCATCAGCTTCACGGCCATTGTGTCCTACCAGTTCCGGGCGGGCGGCTACATCCTGAACGTGGCCACCGACGGTCAGGTGTCTGTGGAAATGGGCCAGATGCTGGCGGCGATTTTCGTCATTCTGTTCACCGCCCTGGCCGGCATGGTAGCCGTGGCTTACACCGACCTGCCGAACGGGATCATCATTCTCTTGGCCTGCCTTGTCTCTCTTCCGTTTGTGTACTATGCCGCCGGAGGGATGGGCCAGGTGCGGGCTGCTCTCCCCCCAGATCATTTCGCGGTGGTGAATGCCACGTTCGGGCGTC harbors:
- the leuB gene encoding 3-isopropylmalate dehydrogenase, with the protein product MMGKTDPHGSEVRRVLLLPGDGIGPEVVGAAQKVLQAAVDCTDRALEFEEGLIGGVALERTGDPLPAETRAALERVDAVLLGAVGSPRWDNAPTDRRPETGLLELRATLGTFANLRPVRTYRPLLVASSLKPQVVDGVDIVVVRELTSDLYFGKPKERRGEPPDRSAVDTMYYHESEVRRIAEVAFRLARERRKHVTSVDKANVLCASQLWREVVTEVAREFPDVTLRHMLVDTAAMQLVRDPRQFDVLLTANMFGDILSDEAAILTGSIGMLPSASLGGKVGLYEPVHGSAPDLAGKDQANPLGTILSAAMMCRLSLGWPDIAEAIELAVADVLNAGYHTPDLPGSPAFLVGTREITDILIDYLERRLFENPTKRRSNRVPGKRQDLVQREAG
- a CDS encoding 3-isopropylmalate dehydratase, yielding MEEQRLLEGLVFVVGDNVDTDQIIPAQYLVYSLTDPEESKNYGRYALSGLPSEWGRFVEEGQWQSRYSIVVAGRNFGCGSSREHAPAALQIAGVKAVVAQSYARIFFRNAVDGGFLLPLETDAPLHQVLRTGEKVQIDLSSGLLRRVEDGSVYHLKPIGDVEAIVRAGGLFGYARQLGMIRSNAQVRT
- a CDS encoding aminopeptidase P family protein codes for the protein MDLKAIQEALQEAQLDGWLFYDFHNRDAIAHRILEIDTHRFTSRRWFYFIPAKGEPHKIVHTIEPWRLDHLPGIKHTYLSWKELHDALRGVLAGARRVAMQYSPMNHIPYVSVVDGGTIDLVRAFGIEVVSSADLVGRFEARLDRRAYESHLQASEALHKVRARTFEEVSSRLQAGHCPTEYEIQQYMCEQMRKEGLVWNDGPIVAVNAHAADPHFEPTEANCLPIRTGDLLLVDLWAKIDAPGSIYADITWMGYIGDEVPERLSYLFAIVRQARETAVMFLEDRLRQGDPVHGWEVDEACRKVIADAGYGAYFIHRTGHSIGTEVHGNGVNIDNLETKDERLILPGCCFSIEPGIYLPEEGIGIRSEINVFVHEGGKVEVTGPQQGQIVAIPG
- the proC gene encoding pyrroline-5-carboxylate reductase, translating into MLLEGKKLAILGAGQMGQALIGGLVRANVVSPESILATDVRPEVLRHVHTTWGVTVGTDNPNAVRQSDVVVLCVKPQTSGRVLAEIAPEIRRDHLVISIMAGIPTRLIADRLGKPVAVVRAMPNIAALVGEAVTAVAPGRHATGEHLRMAETIFGAVGRVEVVEENLMDAVTGLSGSGPAFVYTIIEALTEGGVMMGLSREVAARLSAQTVLGAAKMVRETGLHPAILRDQVTTPAGTAIHGIYSLESDGLRPMLINAVRSATKRSSELSQFLIQSADNEVSEKAA
- a CDS encoding branched-chain amino acid transaminase; this translates as MYPENGKIWYNGKLVDWNEGRIHLASHVIHYGTGVFEGIRVYKTDSGPQVFRLREHIRRFFFSAHAYQMAIPYSEEEVIQACLETVRANGFEECYIRPIAFRGYGPLGVHPGRCPVEVAVLTWKWGAYLGEEALTKGVRVTITGWRKFHGSMMPTTAKACGQYLNSVLGVQEARQNGYDEAIFLDVNGYLAEGSGENLFLVLGDQILTNGSESSILLGITRDAVIQMARALGYQVQTRLLVRGDLYAADEAFFTGTAAEITPIREVDGRVIGTGEAGPVTRKLQSLFFEIVRGKRPEYRHWLTPVYG